A window from Elusimicrobiota bacterium encodes these proteins:
- the mdtA_4 gene encoding Multidrug resistance protein MdtA, with amino-acid sequence MAAGIVLVCLLLAGVRWFSSYSSSARSKSEKQSKNRASETPVVAAFVCKKVNFTDELVLTGTMQGGARIEFRFNRDGRIQKLNYRVGDNVKRGAVVAELETGEAYLKLQQAESELSQVIDLYRSGAIAKPRLTQAQLAAELARKEYDRSFIRAPRDGALGELNVEVGDTVTPQNTVATLVSIENVFVEMGVIERDLGKLHLGQSVHVEVETYPGAVFKGKIASIAPQVEGASRTRTVRAEIPNGERLLLPGMFARAYIFIQEKPNTLVVPAAAIRSSNGKHTVYGVRENNKIQEVPVEIGYESSDYTEILSGVGEGDKVVASLPDNLRDGLSVEVIEEKEYQGRHSRESGIDENPISPSKE; translated from the coding sequence ATGGCGGCGGGCATCGTCCTTGTCTGCCTTTTGCTGGCGGGGGTGCGATGGTTTTCCAGTTATTCGTCCTCCGCGCGCTCCAAGTCTGAAAAACAATCGAAAAACCGCGCGTCTGAAACACCGGTCGTCGCGGCGTTCGTTTGCAAAAAGGTGAATTTCACAGATGAACTTGTTTTGACGGGAACGATGCAAGGCGGCGCTCGAATAGAGTTTCGATTTAACCGCGACGGACGCATTCAAAAGCTCAACTACCGCGTCGGCGACAATGTGAAGAGAGGCGCGGTCGTGGCCGAACTTGAAACAGGCGAGGCCTATCTGAAACTCCAACAAGCCGAGTCCGAACTATCTCAGGTGATTGATCTCTACCGTTCAGGCGCCATTGCCAAGCCGCGGCTCACCCAAGCTCAACTGGCGGCGGAACTCGCGCGCAAAGAGTACGACCGTTCCTTTATCCGAGCTCCGCGCGACGGCGCCCTCGGGGAGTTGAATGTCGAAGTGGGAGACACCGTCACCCCGCAAAACACCGTGGCCACGCTGGTCTCGATTGAGAATGTGTTTGTCGAGATGGGCGTGATCGAACGGGATCTCGGAAAACTTCATTTGGGCCAAAGCGTCCATGTGGAAGTGGAGACCTACCCCGGCGCGGTGTTCAAAGGAAAAATCGCCAGCATCGCTCCCCAGGTGGAGGGCGCCAGCCGGACCCGAACCGTCCGGGCCGAAATTCCCAATGGGGAGCGACTCCTCCTTCCCGGCATGTTCGCCCGCGCCTATATTTTTATTCAAGAAAAACCGAATACGCTGGTTGTTCCGGCCGCGGCCATCCGCTCCTCAAACGGCAAACACACCGTTTATGGGGTCCGCGAAAACAACAAAATCCAAGAAGTGCCGGTGGAAATTGGATACGAAAGCTCGGACTATACGGAGATTCTCTCAGGTGTTGGCGAAGGCGATAAAGTGGTGGCGTCTTTGCCGGACAATCTTCGAGACGGATTGTCGGTCGAAGTCATAGAAGAAAAAGAATATCAGGGTCGTCATTCCCGCGAAAGCGGGATTGACGAAAACCCGATTTCCCCTTCGAAGGAATGA
- the swrC_3 gene encoding Swarming motility protein SwrC: MKNLIQLSVKRPIATSVIYALVCGAGLLVWSRIPQEVMPDLNFPQLTVVTEYPQASPQEIENLVTKPIEESVGTVKNVREVRSVSKEGVSLVTVEFWWGTNMDFASLGIREKLDLVKSRLPLDIREPVVVKYNPFAAPVLILSLTGREEVDLSFLTHIAKKTIANRLQKVEGVAAVDISGDRDVEIQVDLDQNRLAAYQVPLLQFNRGLSQSNYDGAAGTAKEGTYDYAVRVFTPFSTAEHIKSAVISVDDPTKRASFREDRLSSVDRQGKKAVQGDSRLISVSQVGQVNEGLKERSSYSRLDGKETITIMVQKQASASTLRTAKNIKVAIEELKPLLPSDVETMIVYDQALIIASGIQDVLFSVLSGGLLAFFALYFFLKSWRDALIVSAIIPTSLLATLIVMHLSGITLNTISLGGLALGMGMLVDAAVCVTENIHRRRSEYKEDLETAIVQGTEEVVTPVISSNLTSIAVFLPLFFVLGLMGQLFRDLSLTVCISQVISIVVAITLIPTLYKLIADKAGPTTSTEFSSPFFIRFREWYLGKLDWSLSQGKPLFTTIAVVFVISILVLALLPRQFLPAIDTDQIICKLSMPNGALLEKTNETAMMIEQEAKKISEVDHITTTVGSSNQSALKLLDKNEAQLLIDLKKDRSRPADAVIEDLRASLAAMSLPGGKIEISKAGGPLSFVKSQTSPVMVVLKGIDLDKLTAASAKLVGELESVQGLAHVRHSLALPAPEIRLHIDKERAARLGLTVSDIGQTAGAAYHGRDVTKIHREGKEIPVKVRLRSEDRASIQQLRSLLLPLSGGGTIPLSDVASLQMAESPSQISRLDQERFVLVQADAEAGFSSADQKKVKSIVQSFSFPQVTVEESSEKKSERESFKSLAFVILVSILLVYAIMAVQFESFTQPLLILLTIPLSVIGMALGLFMTGKSMSAMAAMGFLLLGGIVVNNGIVLIDFVNSEMEKYKNLRQALIEACRTRLRPILVTATTTAIGLIPLALGIGEGAELQAPMAITVIFGLMVSTVLTLVALPTLFLVVDNWKEARQS; encoded by the coding sequence ATGAAGAATCTCATTCAACTATCAGTGAAACGCCCCATCGCGACGAGTGTTATTTACGCGCTGGTCTGCGGAGCGGGTCTTTTGGTTTGGAGCCGCATCCCGCAAGAAGTAATGCCGGATCTGAATTTTCCTCAGCTCACCGTCGTGACGGAATATCCGCAGGCCTCGCCGCAGGAAATCGAAAACCTCGTGACCAAACCGATTGAAGAATCGGTTGGAACGGTGAAAAACGTGCGCGAAGTGAGATCCGTCTCCAAGGAAGGGGTATCGCTGGTCACCGTGGAATTCTGGTGGGGAACCAACATGGATTTTGCTTCTTTGGGGATACGGGAAAAATTGGATTTGGTTAAAAGCCGGTTACCGCTCGATATTCGTGAACCGGTCGTGGTCAAATACAATCCGTTCGCGGCGCCAGTGTTGATTCTTTCTCTCACCGGACGTGAAGAGGTGGATTTAAGTTTTCTGACCCACATCGCCAAAAAAACCATCGCCAATCGCCTTCAAAAAGTCGAGGGGGTGGCGGCGGTGGACATCTCCGGCGACCGAGACGTGGAAATCCAAGTGGATCTGGATCAGAACCGGCTCGCCGCCTATCAGGTTCCGCTCCTTCAATTTAATCGCGGTCTCTCCCAATCCAACTATGACGGCGCGGCGGGAACCGCGAAAGAGGGAACCTATGATTACGCGGTTCGCGTGTTCACGCCCTTTTCCACCGCGGAACACATCAAGTCGGCGGTGATATCGGTGGATGACCCCACAAAACGGGCTTCGTTCAGAGAGGACCGCCTGAGCTCCGTTGACCGTCAGGGAAAAAAAGCGGTTCAAGGCGATTCCCGCCTGATCAGCGTCTCGCAAGTCGGACAAGTCAACGAAGGCTTAAAAGAACGCTCCAGCTATTCGCGTTTGGATGGAAAAGAAACCATCACGATCATGGTGCAAAAACAAGCGTCGGCTTCAACGCTTCGAACGGCGAAAAATATCAAAGTGGCGATCGAAGAATTAAAACCTCTTCTCCCAAGCGACGTCGAAACAATGATTGTTTATGACCAGGCCCTTATCATCGCCTCTGGTATTCAAGATGTCCTCTTTTCAGTTCTCTCAGGCGGACTGCTGGCCTTTTTCGCGCTCTACTTCTTTTTGAAAAGCTGGAGGGACGCGTTGATTGTAAGCGCCATTATCCCCACTTCTCTTCTGGCGACGTTGATTGTGATGCACCTATCCGGCATCACCCTTAACACGATCTCCTTGGGCGGTCTCGCGCTCGGGATGGGGATGCTCGTCGACGCGGCGGTTTGCGTGACGGAAAACATTCATCGGCGCCGTTCAGAATATAAGGAAGACCTTGAGACAGCCATTGTCCAAGGAACCGAGGAGGTGGTGACGCCGGTTATTTCCTCCAATCTGACCTCCATCGCGGTGTTCCTGCCGCTCTTTTTTGTTCTCGGGCTGATGGGTCAGTTGTTTCGTGATCTCTCGCTCACCGTTTGTATTTCTCAGGTGATCTCCATCGTCGTGGCGATCACGCTTATTCCGACGCTCTACAAGCTGATCGCGGATAAAGCCGGACCAACGACTTCAACGGAATTTTCTTCTCCATTCTTCATCCGGTTCCGCGAATGGTATCTGGGAAAATTGGATTGGTCTTTATCACAGGGGAAACCACTCTTCACCACCATCGCCGTTGTTTTTGTCATTTCCATCTTAGTTTTGGCGCTTTTGCCGCGACAATTTTTGCCCGCGATTGATACCGATCAAATCATTTGCAAACTATCGATGCCCAATGGAGCCTTGCTTGAGAAGACAAACGAAACCGCGATGATGATCGAGCAGGAAGCCAAGAAAATTTCAGAAGTCGACCACATCACGACCACCGTCGGATCGTCCAACCAATCGGCGCTGAAACTCCTGGACAAAAATGAAGCCCAGCTATTAATCGACCTGAAAAAGGACCGCTCGCGTCCGGCGGACGCGGTGATTGAAGATCTGCGCGCCTCCTTAGCGGCGATGTCGTTGCCTGGCGGAAAGATTGAAATCTCCAAAGCGGGAGGCCCTCTCTCATTTGTTAAATCTCAAACCTCGCCGGTGATGGTTGTTCTCAAAGGAATCGATTTGGACAAACTCACAGCCGCTTCGGCAAAGTTGGTCGGTGAATTGGAAAGTGTTCAGGGCCTCGCGCATGTGCGGCACTCCCTGGCGCTTCCGGCGCCAGAAATCAGACTCCATATCGATAAAGAGAGAGCGGCTCGCCTGGGCCTGACGGTGTCCGATATCGGCCAGACCGCCGGCGCCGCCTATCATGGCCGTGACGTCACGAAGATTCACCGCGAGGGAAAAGAGATTCCCGTGAAAGTGCGTTTACGCTCTGAGGACCGCGCGTCCATTCAGCAACTGCGCAGCCTGTTGCTGCCCCTCTCTGGAGGCGGCACCATTCCCTTGTCGGACGTGGCCTCGCTTCAGATGGCCGAGTCTCCTTCACAGATTTCGCGTCTGGATCAAGAACGATTTGTGTTGGTTCAGGCCGACGCGGAGGCCGGATTTTCTTCGGCCGACCAAAAAAAAGTGAAATCCATTGTTCAATCGTTCTCCTTTCCGCAAGTCACCGTTGAAGAGTCAAGCGAGAAAAAGTCCGAGCGGGAATCCTTCAAAAGTCTGGCCTTTGTCATTTTGGTTTCAATTCTGCTCGTCTACGCCATTATGGCGGTTCAATTCGAATCTTTCACCCAACCCCTTCTCATACTTCTCACGATCCCGCTCTCAGTGATCGGAATGGCGCTGGGCCTCTTTATGACGGGGAAATCCATGAGCGCGATGGCGGCGATGGGTTTTCTCCTATTGGGCGGAATCGTGGTCAACAACGGAATCGTGTTGATCGATTTCGTGAACTCAGAAATGGAGAAATACAAAAATTTACGACAAGCCCTTATAGAGGCCTGCCGAACGCGTCTTCGCCCGATTCTTGTGACCGCCACCACCACCGCCATCGGCCTTATCCCTCTCGCTCTCGGGATCGGCGAAGGCGCGGAGCTCCAAGCGCCGATGGCCATCACAGTGATTTTCGGCCTGATGGTGTCGACAGTCTTGACGCTTGTGGCCCTGCCGACTCTGTTCCTTGTGGTGGACAATTGGAAGGAAGCTCGTCAATCATGA